Proteins found in one Aneurinibacillus uraniidurans genomic segment:
- the ablA gene encoding lysine 2,3-aminomutase, translating into MSIREEEVPQGPWRAGHVRDFRHVPLWKDVTDEQWNDWLWQLTHTIKTVDELKQVVNLTPDEEEGVRISARTIPLNITPYYATLMNPDDPRCPIRMQSVPVSAEILKTKYDLEDPLHEDEDAPVPGLTHRYPDRVLFLVTNQCSMYCRYCTRRRFSGQIGMGVPRKQIDDAIAYIARTPDVRDVLLSGGDGLLINDTILEYILKNLRAIPHVEIIRIGTRAPVVFPQRITENLCTILKKYHPIWLNTHFNTPLEITPEAKRACEMLANAGVPIGNQSVILAGVNDSVPIMKKLMHELVKIRVRPYYIYQCDLSEGIGHFRAPVSKGLEIIEGLRGHTSGYAVPTFVVDAPGGGGKIALQPNYLISQSPEKVILRNFEGVISSYPEPKQYVPGRADDYFNEVYGFTQPEPSIGIASIMRDETFSIIPEGLRRLSRRKQYEATADHTSLKDRRAKRDELKSKRIQSLETKNKPDDPE; encoded by the coding sequence ATGAGCATACGAGAAGAAGAGGTGCCGCAGGGACCCTGGCGCGCGGGACATGTACGAGATTTTCGCCATGTTCCATTATGGAAAGACGTAACGGATGAACAATGGAACGATTGGCTCTGGCAGTTGACCCATACCATTAAGACTGTCGATGAACTCAAACAGGTTGTAAACTTGACACCGGATGAAGAGGAAGGTGTGCGCATCTCAGCACGAACCATCCCTTTAAATATTACGCCCTACTATGCTACTTTGATGAACCCGGATGATCCACGTTGCCCAATCCGTATGCAATCGGTGCCAGTATCTGCCGAAATTCTAAAAACCAAATACGATCTCGAAGACCCTCTGCATGAAGATGAAGACGCACCCGTTCCCGGTCTTACACACCGCTATCCAGATCGTGTTCTGTTCCTCGTTACGAATCAATGCTCCATGTATTGTCGCTATTGTACGCGCCGACGCTTCTCCGGTCAGATTGGCATGGGCGTACCCAGAAAGCAGATCGATGATGCCATAGCCTACATCGCTCGTACTCCAGACGTGCGTGACGTCTTGTTATCCGGCGGCGACGGACTGCTAATTAATGACACGATTTTGGAATACATCCTCAAAAACTTACGCGCCATTCCACATGTCGAGATCATCCGTATCGGCACACGTGCTCCGGTCGTATTCCCGCAGCGCATTACCGAAAATTTATGCACGATCTTAAAAAAATATCACCCAATCTGGCTAAATACACATTTCAACACACCGCTTGAGATTACACCGGAAGCAAAACGTGCCTGTGAGATGCTCGCTAACGCCGGGGTTCCGATCGGCAACCAGTCGGTTATTCTCGCAGGCGTCAATGACAGCGTACCAATCATGAAAAAGCTTATGCATGAACTTGTCAAAATTCGCGTTCGACCGTATTACATCTACCAATGCGATCTGTCTGAAGGTATCGGCCACTTCCGTGCACCTGTATCCAAAGGGCTGGAAATCATCGAAGGGCTACGCGGGCACACCTCCGGCTATGCCGTACCAACCTTCGTCGTTGATGCACCGGGTGGAGGCGGTAAAATTGCCCTTCAGCCAAACTACCTGATCTCGCAGAGTCCAGAAAAAGTGATCCTCCGTAACTTTGAAGGAGTCATCTCGTCGTACCCGGAACCGAAGCAGTATGTGCCGGGCCGCGCTGATGATTACTTTAATGAAGTGTATGGCTTCACACAGCCGGAGCCATCAATCGGCATTGCCTCCATCATGCGTGATGAAACCTTCTCCATCATACCGGAAGGACTGCGCCGCCTGTCCCGACGCAAGCAATACGAAGCAACCGCAGACCACACCTCTCTTAAAGACCGCCGTGCCAAACGTGATGAGCTAAAGTCTAAACGTATCCAATCCCTTGAAACAAAAAATAAACCAGACGACCCCGAATAA
- the spoVAC gene encoding stage V sporulation protein AC encodes MSTKTKNQKLTPTQLEYQEFAKAHEPARPVWKNTLRAFWVGGTICLLGQFVQQFFIKYFGFTEKTAGNPTVAVLIFLSVLLTGFGVYDKIAQYAGAGTAVPVTGFANSIASAALEHKSEGYVLGVGGNMFKLAGSVIVFGVFAAFIIGLLKWAWQTLGAM; translated from the coding sequence ATGTCGACAAAAACGAAAAACCAGAAGCTGACCCCGACACAGCTTGAATATCAAGAGTTCGCAAAAGCGCATGAACCCGCACGACCAGTATGGAAAAATACCTTGCGTGCTTTCTGGGTCGGCGGCACGATCTGTCTACTCGGGCAATTCGTCCAGCAATTTTTCATTAAGTATTTCGGATTCACCGAGAAAACAGCAGGAAATCCGACCGTAGCTGTCCTCATTTTTCTGTCGGTACTGCTAACCGGATTTGGCGTATACGACAAAATCGCGCAATACGCCGGAGCCGGAACGGCCGTGCCGGTCACGGGATTTGCTAACTCCATCGCATCTGCTGCTCTTGAACATAAAAGCGAAGGCTACGTGCTCGGTGTCGGAGGCAATATGTTCAAGCTTGCAGGCTCGGTCATCGTGTTTGGCGTATTTGCTGCCTTTATTATCGGCCTGCTCAAATGGGCCTGGCAGACACTGGGGGCGATGTAG
- the spoVAD gene encoding stage V sporulation protein AD gives MLTGHQSWTFPSKPVILSSAAVGGPFEAQGKLATDFDKLYGDIWLEQDSFEKAEKKMLEEACDIALQKAGIDKGQVNFLLAGDLMNQIISSSFSARTVGIPYLGIFGACSTSMEGLALAAQLVDSGSAQYALAGTCSHNATAEKQFRYPTEYGSQKPPTAQWTVTGAGAALVGTNGVGPRVVAATIGRVVDMGITDPFNMGAAMAPAAVDTIQAHFRDFQIGPDHYDLIVTGDLGKVGHPIAADLLAKHGFTMPDQGRFTDCGLLIYNEDQKVIAGGSGCACCATVTYGHLLNRLKRGEWRRILVIATGALLSPLSFQQNETIPCVAHAVAIEHS, from the coding sequence ATGCTTACCGGACACCAATCATGGACATTCCCTAGTAAGCCTGTCATTCTCTCCTCGGCCGCAGTCGGTGGACCATTCGAAGCCCAAGGTAAGCTCGCCACTGATTTTGACAAATTGTATGGCGACATTTGGCTTGAACAGGACAGCTTCGAGAAAGCCGAGAAAAAAATGCTGGAGGAAGCATGCGATATTGCGCTGCAAAAAGCAGGGATCGACAAAGGACAAGTTAACTTTCTACTCGCAGGCGACTTAATGAATCAAATCATCTCCAGCAGCTTCTCGGCCCGGACAGTTGGCATTCCATATCTTGGTATTTTCGGTGCCTGTTCCACTTCTATGGAGGGACTCGCACTTGCCGCTCAACTCGTGGACAGTGGATCAGCACAGTATGCACTCGCTGGAACATGCAGCCATAATGCAACAGCCGAGAAACAGTTTCGCTATCCGACAGAATACGGCTCCCAGAAGCCACCTACTGCCCAGTGGACCGTAACCGGGGCCGGTGCAGCACTCGTTGGTACCAACGGAGTCGGTCCACGTGTCGTCGCTGCCACGATTGGGCGCGTAGTCGATATGGGTATTACTGATCCATTCAATATGGGAGCAGCGATGGCCCCAGCCGCTGTTGATACGATTCAAGCACATTTCCGCGACTTTCAGATCGGACCCGATCATTACGATCTCATTGTGACCGGTGACCTCGGTAAAGTCGGGCATCCCATTGCGGCTGATCTACTTGCCAAACACGGTTTTACAATGCCTGATCAAGGACGATTTACTGACTGTGGATTATTGATCTATAACGAGGACCAAAAAGTTATTGCCGGAGGAAGTGGCTGCGCCTGCTGCGCCACCGTTACATACGGACATTTACTGAATCGATTGAAGCGAGGAGAATGGCGGCGCATCCTGGTCATTGCAACCGGGGCTCTTCTCTCGCCGCTCAGCTTCCAGCAAAACGAAACCATCCCATGCGTCGCCCATGCCGTCGCAATCGAACACAGCTAA
- the spoVAE gene encoding stage V sporulation protein AE → MIFFWAFVIGGLICVVGQLLMDVGKLTPAHTMSTLVVVGAILDGLGLYEPLIKFAGAGATVPITSFGNALVHGAMQEMQADGVVGIITGIFEVTSAGISAAIVFGFLGSLVFKPHG, encoded by the coding sequence ATGATCTTTTTTTGGGCATTTGTCATCGGAGGATTAATTTGTGTCGTCGGACAGCTCTTAATGGATGTCGGCAAGCTAACACCTGCCCATACGATGTCGACGCTTGTTGTCGTTGGAGCCATTCTCGATGGCCTTGGTCTGTATGAGCCTCTAATAAAATTCGCGGGAGCCGGAGCGACCGTTCCGATCACAAGTTTTGGTAATGCGCTTGTGCACGGTGCCATGCAAGAGATGCAAGCAGATGGTGTAGTCGGGATTATTACGGGGATTTTCGAAGTAACAAGTGCCGGAATCTCCGCCGCCATCGTATTTGGATTTCTTGGTTCTCTCGTGTTTAAACCACACGGATAA
- a CDS encoding DUF1657 domain-containing protein codes for MTVAAKVKQTLAGLKSAQASLETFALETQNKQAKQAFTQNAQQTQMIIDSLEQRVQQIEQEEPQFKGF; via the coding sequence ATGACAGTAGCGGCAAAAGTTAAACAGACACTTGCTGGTCTGAAAAGTGCCCAGGCAAGCCTGGAAACATTCGCGCTTGAAACACAGAACAAGCAAGCCAAACAAGCGTTTACACAAAATGCTCAACAGACTCAAATGATCATTGACTCTCTTGAGCAGCGTGTGCAACAGATTGAACAAGAAGAACCACAGTTCAAAGGGTTCTAA
- a CDS encoding DUF421 domain-containing protein produces the protein MNSTFEVALRAFFALIALFIITRLQGKKQLAQLTFFEYIVGITIGDITAFIATDVEGNLLHGYASLLVFAVIPFLIDFLSLKSKTVRDLFEGKGTVLIRKGKILEDNMKKEHFSTDELLEQLRLKDAFRVADVEFAVLEANGELSVMKKKESQPPSVSDLGLTVKPEHDSQTVIMDGNILLEPLAEAGLNMHWLREELEKAGVALDNVFLGQVDSAGELYLDVYDDKLEMPAATEQKLTLASLRKCQADLELFALETTDIQTQKLYGKASQKLEQSIKQLSPYLK, from the coding sequence ATGAACAGTACATTCGAAGTGGCGCTACGTGCGTTTTTTGCCCTCATTGCCCTGTTCATCATCACTCGACTACAGGGGAAGAAACAGCTTGCACAACTAACCTTCTTTGAATATATCGTAGGCATCACCATCGGAGATATTACAGCCTTCATCGCGACCGACGTGGAAGGAAATCTACTTCACGGCTATGCCAGCCTGCTTGTTTTTGCCGTTATCCCGTTTCTTATTGATTTTCTTTCTCTTAAGAGTAAAACCGTTCGCGATCTATTTGAAGGTAAAGGCACCGTGCTCATCCGCAAAGGAAAAATACTAGAAGATAATATGAAGAAAGAACACTTTAGCACAGATGAACTACTGGAACAATTACGTCTAAAAGATGCGTTCCGGGTAGCGGATGTGGAATTTGCTGTTCTTGAAGCGAACGGTGAATTGAGTGTGATGAAGAAAAAAGAAAGTCAGCCTCCATCCGTCAGCGATCTTGGACTCACTGTAAAGCCCGAGCACGATTCGCAGACTGTCATTATGGATGGAAACATTCTGCTTGAACCCCTCGCCGAAGCCGGGCTCAACATGCATTGGCTGCGCGAAGAGTTAGAAAAAGCAGGTGTTGCACTGGATAATGTTTTTTTAGGACAGGTCGATTCTGCTGGTGAACTATACCTGGATGTATATGATGATAAGCTTGAAATGCCTGCTGCCACTGAACAAAAACTTACACTCGCCTCACTACGAAAGTGCCAGGCTGATCTGGAATTGTTCGCTCTGGAAACAACTGATATTCAAACCCAAAAGCTATACGGAAAAGCCTCGCAAAAATTAGAACAGTCCATCAAACAGCTCTCCCCCTATCTAAAATAA
- the clpB gene encoding ATP-dependent chaperone ClpB, with protein sequence MDLNRFTQKSIEAVQQAETKALRYGNPEIEPEHLLLVLLEQHEGLLARLLIKMNVSPDEVKQKVEHRLEQKPRVSGPGKEAGKIYVSSATNQVFLKAEDEVKAMGDEYISVEHLFLGILAEVGKTTLGKQLAEAGITRTKFLEALRSVRGSQRVTSTTPETTYEALEKYGHDLVSAAEQNKLDPVIGRDGEIRHVIRILSRKTKNNPVLIGEPGVGKTAIVEGLAHRIVRGDVPEGLRDKRIFALDMGALIAGAKYRGEFEERLKAVLQEIKQSEGRILLFIDEIHTIVGAGKTEGAMDAGNLLKPMLARGELHCIGATTLDEYRKYIEKDAALERRFQTVLADEPTVEDTISILRGLRERFEVFHGVKIHDNALVSAAVLSHRYITDRFLPDKAIDLVDEACAMIRTEIDSMPAELDEVARRVMQLEIEEAALKKETDVASRDRLAHLQKELAERRENLAAMKAQWENEKNALQSIQKLREEIESVHRAVAQAERDYDLNKAAELKYGRLPELEKQLHEAEVTHAAKQSEQSLLREEVTDDEITRIISRWTGIPLAKLAEGERDKLLKLDTILHERVVGQDEAVQRVTDAILRARAGISDPRRPIGSFIFLGPTGVGKTELAKTLAETLFDTEENIIRIDMSEYMEKHTVSRLIGAPPGYIGFEEGGQLTEAVRRKPYSVILFDEIEKAHPDVFNVLLQVLDDGRVTDSQGRTVDFKNTVIIMTSNIGSAFLLEGITEAGEIREEARQQVMQELQMSFRPEFLNRVDEIVLFKPLTAREIGGIVELLITDLRRRLADRKITLTLSEQAKAYIAREGYDPVYGARPLRRFLQRQLETMLARELISGRIVDGATIQVELTEGALKVESSAY encoded by the coding sequence ATGGACCTAAATAGATTTACACAAAAATCCATTGAGGCTGTGCAGCAAGCAGAAACAAAGGCATTGCGCTATGGAAATCCAGAGATAGAGCCAGAGCATTTGCTATTGGTCCTACTTGAGCAGCATGAAGGATTGCTTGCACGCCTGCTGATAAAGATGAATGTCTCTCCAGATGAAGTAAAACAAAAAGTAGAGCATCGACTTGAACAGAAGCCACGTGTGTCTGGACCAGGGAAAGAAGCAGGGAAAATATACGTTAGTTCGGCTACCAATCAGGTGTTTCTGAAGGCAGAAGATGAAGTGAAAGCGATGGGGGATGAATATATCTCGGTTGAGCATCTATTTCTTGGCATTCTTGCAGAAGTAGGGAAAACAACGCTTGGAAAACAACTTGCAGAGGCTGGGATTACTCGTACCAAATTCCTTGAGGCACTTCGTAGTGTGCGAGGCAGTCAACGAGTTACAAGCACAACACCGGAGACAACATATGAAGCGTTGGAGAAATATGGGCATGATCTGGTCAGTGCTGCTGAGCAGAATAAGCTGGACCCGGTTATCGGGCGTGATGGAGAGATTCGTCATGTTATCCGTATTTTATCACGGAAAACTAAAAATAATCCAGTACTAATCGGTGAACCAGGTGTCGGAAAAACCGCCATTGTCGAAGGGCTAGCACACCGAATTGTACGGGGCGATGTACCGGAAGGATTGCGGGATAAGCGGATTTTTGCTTTGGATATGGGAGCTCTTATTGCTGGAGCGAAATACAGGGGTGAATTCGAAGAGCGCTTAAAGGCAGTGCTGCAAGAGATTAAGCAGAGCGAAGGACGGATTCTGCTATTTATTGATGAAATTCATACAATTGTTGGGGCGGGCAAGACGGAAGGGGCGATGGATGCCGGGAATCTTCTGAAGCCGATGCTTGCGCGTGGAGAGCTGCACTGCATTGGGGCGACCACACTTGATGAATACCGGAAATACATCGAGAAAGACGCTGCACTTGAACGCCGCTTCCAGACGGTGTTAGCGGATGAACCGACTGTAGAAGATACCATTTCGATTTTACGCGGGCTGCGGGAGCGATTTGAAGTATTTCATGGTGTCAAAATTCATGACAATGCGCTTGTCAGTGCCGCAGTGCTGTCACATCGGTATATTACCGACCGCTTCTTGCCTGATAAAGCGATTGATCTAGTCGATGAAGCGTGTGCGATGATTCGGACTGAGATTGATTCTATGCCAGCCGAACTCGATGAAGTCGCACGCCGGGTGATGCAGCTTGAGATTGAAGAAGCAGCTCTCAAAAAAGAAACAGATGTGGCAAGTCGAGACCGCCTTGCTCACCTTCAAAAGGAGCTGGCAGAACGGCGTGAGAATTTGGCAGCGATGAAAGCACAGTGGGAGAATGAGAAAAATGCACTGCAGTCGATTCAAAAGCTGCGTGAAGAAATCGAGAGTGTACATCGAGCAGTGGCACAGGCAGAGCGTGACTACGATCTAAATAAAGCAGCAGAACTTAAGTACGGTCGCCTGCCGGAGTTAGAGAAGCAGTTGCACGAAGCAGAAGTTACCCATGCAGCTAAGCAAAGTGAACAATCGCTTCTGCGGGAAGAAGTGACGGATGACGAGATTACCCGCATCATCTCGCGTTGGACAGGTATTCCGCTTGCTAAATTAGCAGAAGGGGAGCGAGATAAGCTACTCAAGCTCGATACCATTTTACACGAGCGTGTCGTGGGACAGGATGAAGCCGTACAGCGGGTGACGGATGCAATCTTGCGTGCGCGAGCTGGCATCAGTGATCCACGCCGTCCAATTGGCTCCTTTATTTTCCTTGGACCAACCGGTGTGGGGAAAACAGAGCTAGCCAAAACATTAGCTGAAACATTGTTTGATACAGAAGAGAATATTATTCGTATCGATATGAGTGAATATATGGAGAAGCATACCGTATCCCGCTTGATCGGTGCACCACCAGGGTATATCGGATTTGAGGAAGGTGGACAGCTGACGGAAGCGGTGCGCCGCAAACCGTATTCGGTTATCCTATTTGATGAGATTGAGAAGGCACACCCAGATGTATTCAATGTACTGCTTCAAGTGCTTGATGATGGACGGGTGACGGACTCGCAAGGTCGTACCGTTGATTTTAAAAATACAGTGATCATTATGACCTCTAACATTGGATCAGCGTTTCTGCTTGAGGGGATTACAGAGGCGGGCGAAATTCGCGAGGAAGCACGCCAGCAAGTCATGCAGGAGCTTCAAATGAGTTTTCGACCAGAATTTCTGAATCGGGTCGATGAAATCGTGCTGTTCAAGCCGCTTACGGCTCGTGAGATTGGTGGCATCGTTGAATTGCTCATTACTGACTTACGCCGCCGTCTGGCTGACCGGAAGATTACACTTACGCTCTCTGAGCAGGCAAAAGCGTATATTGCCAGGGAAGGATACGATCCGGTATATGGCGCCCGCCCGCTACGTCGCTTCTTGCAACGTCAACTCGAAACGATGCTTGCACGTGAGTTAATTAGTGGACGGATTGTAGATGGAGCCACTATACAGGTTGAACTTACGGAGGGTGCTTTAAAAGTAGAATCCTCGGCTTATTGA